A segment of the Toxotes jaculatrix isolate fToxJac2 chromosome 2, fToxJac2.pri, whole genome shotgun sequence genome:
TTTTTTACCTTTTGCGGTGTTGGAGAGCAGTCGGGTTGTCTTGAGAGGAAGGACTTTGATGAAACTGATGCCCGTCCGCTCTGTTATACCTACATCTAACGTCAGGTTCTGCACGGCCTGCCCAGGCCTCAGACCCAAACTGAGCTCGTAGCGGCCTAGTCGCCGGGGTAACAGCTCTTCgtaggacagagagaaggacatCCGAGCTCCTGACGGCACGCTCACTGCCACACGAAACTTCtcaatctccctctctctggagCATTGAcgtgtaaaaaggaaaaacatgcagTATAATATTTCAAGTTAAACATATAAAGATTCTTTAGTAAACCACCTTCACATTTTTActctgtggttaaaaaaaaaaaaaaagatttgccCGTGACTGACTTGGTAGCGACAAGTCCAGCTGTTTTTCCTTGCTTCTTAGCGGCGTCGTATATTTTCCTGGCAGCAGCTCTTTCCTTCACCTGGGCCACATACACCTTGCCATTAGAGGTGCTGATGGGACAGAGGAAAGGGGAATAAGAAATAGCTCTCTGTGTGGCTCACAGTAGCCAGATTATATTTCAGTCAGAAACACGCCTGGCCTGCATTGAGTTGTTCAGCACGATGACTTTATTTTGCGCCTTGTATTTCCACAGCTATCACAAAGCTGCTTCACAGACACGCATCATACTTGTTTACAGACGGAGTTCATACCATGTGAAGCGAAGGTGGAGTCATAAACGGGTTGAGTGGAAAAAAGAGTAATTTCCCTCTAAAAACAGCATTAATAAGGTGATCTCGCACGCCAGCGATGCTCCGGAGGAGCGCCGCTCTGTGCTACGCCCCCCCCCAAAATCCCAACCAAAACCAGCACTCAAAATGGGATCCAGTTCACACAGTGCCCGTCGCAGACTTTGGGGACCACTGATGTCACGTGACAAGGTGCTAAATTAAGGTCAAGTCCTTTGAACAAATATAtccaaagagagaaaaacatcaagGGCTAACTAAAATAAACCCACAGGCCTGAAGCCGGCTCTTGTTTGAGACAGAGCAGAATGGCATGAGAGAGCGGAGTGGAAAAATGGAGGCGCTTGTATTTCTATGTGTGGCTGGCTGAGGGGGTAAAGGAGGGCTGTACATCAGTGACctgcacacagaacacagagttCTTAGTTTCAGACACAGATATGCCAAAGAACTtaccacagctttttttttttccctctgggtATTTGGTGATGTGCAGACGTCCGTACGGGTGAAAATATGTGAGAAGtgtaagtgtgcgtgtgtgtgtgtgaaagagagtgaCATAGAGGGAGAGATGTGACAGATTATGGTTGTAAAATGTTGTACAATTTCCAGGCTCACACATACTTGAAAAATCGAAGTGTACATCCACCTCCATGTGCATACAGGAGGTGTaggcgtgtgtgtatgtagcaTATCTAAACTGGCTCGGTGCCTTGGTAAACTGTGCGGGGGAGAAAAGGGGGGGACTCCTGTCATTTTCTCTATTAACTTTCTGACTTGAGTTTACAAAGCCTGGTATTCATCTGCCCTCGGGttcccccctcctcctgacCTGCTTCCGCTCCCAAATCCAGGTCCAGGCTTGCTGTTTGGCCtgcaatgttgacttatttgttttgtttatatttagcatttttaaaGGAGCGCGGTTTCCAGCCCTCTTAGTAATCAAATTATGCATCTACTCCAGACCGGAATTCTAGTTCCTTACATAATtcctctgatgttttatttctggATTCTGACCATCAGCAAGaacattacttttatttatttcagcttctcagCTCATAGCAGGGAAATATTATTTCTACAGGCAAGATATAATATTTTCCTGCCAGCTGCAGTAAACAGTAGGTgagctgtcatttaaaaaagGTCACCACTTGTTGTGGAAAACAACCATCCAAAAGtgagacacagatacagtaaTGTTAGAGATTATATTACAGAAAAccgaaagacagacacacaaacacagataaataaatggaGAATGTAGTGATGTGGAAATACTGTAGGTAACAGTCAGTAACAGTGAAAGGAAGATAATGAAGGACTGACTTACATGGTGAAGTTAGAGATGAACGCAGAGGAGGGCAAGTCCACCTCAAAGGCGGCTTCCTTGATGATGGGGAGCTGGTTCCATACTGAACTCTGGACTGTGGTAACAGCATAGCGGGACACCACTGAACACCTGACATGGTAGTCTGTCACCTTCAGCTagtaacacaacaaacacacgtCTAAATCACTTTAGTTTGGAGGAGAAAGCTGTTAAGTTGAGGATTcacagaagttttttttatcatagaGGAGCCAACGTCTGTGCGAGACATTATTTTTGATCCACTGAATGTCAGAAAGGCCGGTGCGGTGCCCTGCGCTTGCCACGGGAATGAAACTTATTTGGATCGAGAAAGGTGTGGAATCATCCCCACAGATTATAACTGTAGGTTCATGCCAAATTTATTTACTGATGACACACCGGATAGCCATGGATGCTTACTCAGACCCACAGTCCAACCCTGAGGCGTCGGAAAAATAAATCCCAAACCTCACACATAActgcttttgctgtttttttccccccatatcACGGTTTGCCCTGCATTGCTCTGACGAGTCAACGAAACAACACAAAGCAATTCCCTGCATGGTGTCTCTGCCCTCCTCTTGTTTACTCGGGTAATGCTGGCGCCTGCTGAGACCAGTCTGGTCAGTGCCGGCCACATGAGTGCAGGACGAGGCGACAGGCAGGAGGAAGAGAGCCACATCAGCTCCAGCTCGCTGGTATTCAGGAAAGCTGTGGTCTGTGCCATACAGACTGTGTATTACTGTATGTTCTCAGGGAGCTGCTTCACAGTTAACACTGAAGCAAACTGAGGGGAAACCACAGTGGAGCTACTGATGATAGCCTGAGAAGTTCTGTTGTTCACTTTGTAGAATAGAGGACAAGACCAGGACTACACTCATTCCACACTCCACAAAGATATTACAAAAACAGTGCTGCTTTCCACAAGTTACTGTGTGAATATTTTGTATATATGGATGACTAAGGACATAATACTGAGTACCATCAGGTAATAATGAAGAAGTGCAGGAGACAATGTGCTACACTTTGTTTCACAGCCCAGTATTTAAACACATAACCTACAAAACTataaactattttatttttatagccATAAAGGCATGTTCTTCTTCCCAAGGCTAAGAATAATATTTTGCTCCAGAGCAGCAATAAAGTAAAAAATTCATTTAAGacattaaaactatataaaCAGcgataaaaaaaactttacagagAGATTTCTCAGAGTCAGTTTTGTAAAtatcttatgttttttttaatgaattataatataaataatttcatttcaatGTCAAGACAATTACAATGTTGTAACCCCttcatctttgtcttcttcttgtgtACTTACATATATGCACCCAGTAAGTATTTTACTGATgtcttaaataattaatttgagGGCTGTAATTCAAAGCCTTACTCTAACATTTTAATGAATATATGGCATTTTATGTGCAGCACTATTACGAACAAACTGCACAAACTTACCACTGGTTTTGTTGGTTTGCTTTGACGTTTTACTCtctggaagagaaacagagcaagagTCAATCAAGTGCATGGTTAGTTCTGTAAAATTCTTGATAAATGTTGTTAAGAGAAGCCAATGGCACATTGTAGTCATTCAGAGCTTAAAAATATCATTTCCTAATGCCACCATTTGGTTAAAATGCCTCCTTTTTGAAGTAATCTGTACAATCTGACTATGTGAGGGTTGGGTCGAGATTTTGTGTCAAAGCAGTCTGAATCAAAGCCATTCATGAATGGAGGGGAAGTGGAACTGGAAATAAATGCTTTCACTGTACACAGGCCCAGTGAAGGTGCACGGTTTGGTCTCAAATGTTAATTTTGCACACAAGTCACTGCTGTGTCAATACATTACCACATATCCTGGTCATTGCTGGGAATTTAACATAAACAAGTAACTTTTAAGAGTGGAAACCCTTTATAGGGGACACACAAATCATTTAATTTACATAAAGAATAGGAGTATGTGAAAAAACCTGCCTGCGTGAACCAATGCTAGCGGCAAAAGCTCACTTTAGGAAACTTGTTGCACATGTTCAACAACAGTTTGCAGACCAATAGCTCCAGCAAATACATGTGACTGAGGAATGGTTGAGCTACAGATGTTCTTGtgtatttaaatacaaaataaagcGCTGTATAATTGTTAGACTGTCCTTTTACCTGAAGGGGTGTGTTTGAGAAAGTAGCATGAACTGTTTCACTGACGAATAAACAAAATCTCACCTGTAAAAGAATATTTGCTCCAAGGCGTGCTTCATAATCCCCTGACAATCCCTCTTGCacataaaaagagaagaaaactagAATGCACTGGATTTTTAAGTTCATCATGTTGATAACAATTCAGATTTCAGAAGGCTCCAGAATGAAGCTGAATTGCCCAGTGGTCTCAGGTTATCAGCGGGACTGAGGCAGCTCGTACAGCAGGACGCTGCGCACACACCTCACATTTTACACCTTATTTTTTTCCAAGgggcagtctctctctctcccctccttcacCTCAGCTTAGTTTTAACAGCTCCACTGCAGcgataataataaattaaaaaaaaaatgttgtcatcACAGGTAAACATCCGCCAGGTGTTgcgaaaggaaaaaaaaaaagagagatgacgAAAAGAGCTCAGTGAGAAAGTTGCGTGAGTCCCGCTGGGCTGAAGAAAGCAGCAGCTCCCAGCGTGTGTTCATGCATACTGGAAATTTCGCGGACTGCTGCCACCGAGGTCCATGAGAAATGAGGGATTATTAACCCCTGCTCGACTATTTGAGGAAAGTACCCCGCTACCaaaacacctcctcctcctcctcctctaaacTCCGCAGGAGCGCTCCTGAAAAAATTCTCCAGTCTGAGTTGTATTCCTTAAATTGCTCCCAAATGCGAGTTTCCTTTCACAAAGGCCCATTATTGAGCGACGGGAACAGCACATTGGCCTGTTGGGGAATCGTTTGTTAAATTTAGCTTTAGTTTCTCTGTGGGAGAGTAAAGAACACAACAGAGCTGCCGAGACAAGACCAGCACGACGTGTAACATGGATTTATTTTCAGGTCGGAGGTGACTCTTTCTTTACACCGTTTATTTACATGGTTTCATTCACACCTCCTGAGCTTCCGGCGTCTTATCTacagcacaaacaacacagtcaCGTGTCCACATCTACAACACAGgtgctgtccgtggtgctgagtCCTACACCTGTAATTACACTATCAACAACAAATAATGTAACCTGTGCAACAGTTATATGTGCATGAAGTCCTGGGTTATAATGTCAAACTCCCTGCATCTTCTTACGCGTGTGTCTCTCAGCCTCAGCAAACTCCAGTCAGACAAGACACGGGGACATTTCACAGACATGTTGAAAACAGAACCTCAGGTTCCAGCTATGGGTTATGTCCTTCTCGGCCACTGCAGAGGGAGTTCACGTCCACTTCTACCATCCCGTCGTCTTCTGCTCTGAAGCCCCCACCCACCTCACTTTCTGCTGTCACACAGTACACCTTTAACTGGAGTACGTCTCTAAATGttgatcagcagcagcacatccagtTTCACATGATTTTAGTCTTTTCTCTCACAGAACAGTGTTTATATGTGTTCAGGAGCCGTCTGCAGagcttcctctctgtttctgttgatgTCCACATtctgcaacaacagcaacacaaatacTGAGAGTCCATTTAAAGCGAGACAGAGACCGGTGGGGCCACACGTGGCAATTACCGGATAATAGGACACTTAATTTTGAGTGAGAACTGAGTGAGGGCGCTCATTACTGCTTATGAATATTACTTTTTATTAGCAGTAGGGTGATTGTGACATTTCTTCTTTCAACAGTTGCTTTAAAGACTTTAAAGACTGAGAAGTTGGGggaaagtgaatgaatgagccATTAAActtattcatttcattaataCATACAAATTACAAGACATTACTGCCTGCCATCACACATATGAAATGCACCACAGACCAATGCTTGGCAAATCTAAGTATCCATTATGATAAATGAACACTTGTGGAAACTTACCGCtggcctctctctgtgtgtgttgactgctTCAATATTGAGGAAAAATGACTCAACCTTACACCCTGCAATTGAAGAGAAAGGCGCAGACTGTCAGGGAAAGATTTACGGTGATCGGAGAAGTCTCAAGAACTCAAGAACCCACAACCTACCGTAGGCTATTGGTGTGAGTTTGAGCACCGTGTGAAGGGGGCATCTTAGGTACGGCAGCTCATCTtcagagggaggaaaataagATGGCTGAGAGTGTTAAAGCAGTATAAAAACAGCATCACACACTGTTCTGTCAAGGAGAGGCTGCGTCTGGTGCTCTGTACCTGCAGGCTTGTCTAAGAAGTAGGCCAGCAGGCAGCGCATTATAGCTTGGTGGCAGATGACCAGAACATTTTCCTGTCGCTCCAGCTCCATGATGACTGGCTCTAGACGATGGACGAGGTCCTCATAGGACTGGAAAAGAGGCACAGTAATAGAAATGTTCATTAATTATACAACCAGAGTCATTCTATCTCACCTTCTCGACCCATTTGATAAAGGCATATATGCTGTGCAATGCTATCAACTGACCTCACCTGACTTTATTCTGTTATAATGAACATGTCTGGGAGGATAAAAAGgcctttaaaggaatagttcaacattttaggaaatatgctAATTAGCTTTCTTTGTgtgagttaaatgagaagatcgACATCATTCTAAAATCTGTAGGTTAAATATAAAAGCTACACCAAAAGCTAACGGGACACAGTGAATTATTATTGGATGGAATTTCATATTTAAAGCACAGATATGAGGGTGGACTCAATCATCTCATCTAATcctctgcaagaaagcaaatagtgtgtttcccaaaacgtcaaactattcctttaacccCCAGACAGTTCACCAGCCAACAGATCAGACTGTGGCTGTAGCAGCTCccaggtgtgcatgtgtgtataacTGTGTAAATAGTGTGTTCCCAAGAAAATCCTAGTGATGTTTCCATGgttaaataagtgaaaaaaaacaaacaaaaaggaaaaaagtaaagGTACAGAAAATAGATAGAGTAACTTACCTCACCCTTGGGGTAACGATAGCGATACTTGTCCTGGTCTCTCAGAGCAAACTCTTCTGGGAAATTCTCCTGAATCTCCTCATAGGTGAGCTCCTCACATACACCCTTCGTGAGAAAAGGTAGCATCATCTCATAACTTGGAGTGTGTAAACTTTTTGCATTATGAACCTCAAGCTACACAACCTATGACGTACTAAACCCTGAATGCAACGTGTGTACTTTACAAACTCACAGCGTCGATCTCATTGAGAGCTTTCCACTGTTCATACTGAACTCCCAGGGCCTCTGCGGTCTGGATGGTCCTCTTCATGTGGCTCGTCCACACCTTCAGGTCACTGATATTCTGACCTTTGATGAAGGCTGCCAAGGCATTAGCATACTGGAGAGAATGAAGGTGAgttgtaattttaatttattttattaattgtggggtttttttgtgtgaacaGTTTGCGTAAAGGGACTGAACCCTCTGAACTCTTGTGTGTAACGCTTATCTCGGCTCAGTGTGCTCACCTTCTGTCCTCTAGGGGAGAGGCCCGAGTCTCCACCGATGCGACCTAAAAGGTTGAGTTCACTCTCTCCGTGGCGGCTCAGGTAGATTGATCTTGGTGTGACGTGAATGTTCATGAGGTAATAGA
Coding sequences within it:
- the pfkfb1 gene encoding 6-phosphofructo-2-kinase/fructose-2,6-bisphosphatase 1 isoform X2; the protein is MELPQLEHMRLGRCDSAASVPQFCNSPTLIVMVGLPARGKTYISKKLTRYLNWIGVPTKMFNVGQYRREAVKIYKNFEFFKPDNEDAMRIRKACAAAALKDVAAYFTKEHGQVAVFDATNTTRERRAVILSFAKEKGYKVFFVESICDDPEIIEENIKQVKFGSPDYVDRDIDEAMEDFIQRIECYRASYTSIDDEKDRKLSYIKIFDVGSRYMVNRVQDHIQSRIVYYLMNIHVTPRSIYLSRHGESELNLLGRIGGDSGLSPRGQKYANALAAFIKGQNISDLKVWTSHMKRTIQTAEALGVQYEQWKALNEIDAGVCEELTYEEIQENFPEEFALRDQDKYRYRYPKGESYEDLVHRLEPVIMELERQENVLVICHQAIMRCLLAYFLDKPADELPYLRCPLHTVLKLTPIAYGCKVESFFLNIEAVNTHRERPANVDINRNREEALQTAPEHI